The genomic interval TAGCAGAGCGAGTCGGCTCAGCGGGAGATGACGCTGTCCGGGCGGGTGCGGCAGCGCGCTTCGGTTCGGCTGGGGCGGCGGCAGAGGCGGCGGCCCGGGACAGTGCGGCAGCGCGCTTCGGTTCGGCGGGAGATGACGCTGTCCGGGCGGGTGCAGCAGCGCGAGTCGGCTCGGCTGGGGCGGCGGCCCGGGCGGCCCGGGCGGCGCGTCGGGTGCGGGGGGCGCGACGCGCGGGCTCAGCGGCCCCTGTCGTCCGCGCTGCCGGTGCTGCCGGAGGGGTTGGCTCGCCGGGAGCCACGGGAGCCACAGGATCGGGAGCCCGGTGGCGGCCGGAGGCGCGCGAGACCCTCGTGGCCCGCTCCGTCGGGGGTGCGGCACGGTGACGCCCCACGCCGTCGGGCTGCCCCGCAGTCTGCTTGGAGTCCTGCTGGTCGCTCATCGTGGCCATGCTGCCACACCCGAGAGGGTGGGGCACGCCGCTCGCTAGTCTCCGGGCATGGAGATCCCCGCCGCACTTGCCCTCGCGCGCGCCCTCATGCAGGAGCACGGGGTCGGCGACTGGGGGCTCGAGCTCGACCGGGCCCGCAGGCGCGCCGGCCTGACAGACCACGCCCGCCGCCGCATCACGCTCTCGCGCGCCCTCATGGTCCTGTACGACGAGACCGAGGTCCGCGAGACCGTCCTGCATGAGATCGCCCACGCGCGCGTCGGCACCCATCACGGGCACGACGCCGTGTGGCGGGCGGAGGCCCAGCGCCTAGGCGCGAGCGGCCGACGCCTCGTGCCCCGCCAGGCACCGCAGGTCGAGGGCCGCTGGCGCGGGACCTGCCCCGCAGGCCACACGGTGGCGCGTCTGCGGCGCCCCACCGTCCCGCTGGCCTGCGCGCTCTGCGGGCGCACCTTCAGCCTCGAGAACCTGCTGACCTGGACCTACGACGGGCGCAGCGTCACCGAGCAGGAGATCGGCCCCCGTTACGCCCGCGCACTGGCGGCGGCGCGACTGCGCAGCGACAGCCGCCGCACGAGCGCGCCGTGACGCGGGGCAATCAGCCAGGCGAGGGCGAAGGCCGCGGTGAGCAGCAGGACGATCGTTGCCCCGGTGGGCACATCCACGGACCAGGACAGGTAGAGGCCGACGACGCCACCCAGGGCTCCGATGAGCGGGGCGAGCCACAGCATCGTCGTGAGCCGGTCGGTGAGCAGGCGCGCGGTGGCCGCGGGCGTCACGAGCAGCGCGAGGACCAGGACGTTGCCGATGGTCTGCACAGAGATGACGACGGCGAGGGACACGGCCGTGTAGAGGGCGACGTCGAGCAGGAGCACGGGCACCCCGGCCGCCCGGGCGGTCTCCCGATCGAGACTGACGGCGGTGAGCGGGCGGTGCAGGAGCAGGATGAGGCCGACGACGAGTCCTCCGCCCGCAAGCACCACGGGCACGTCCGAGGCGGGCACGCCCGTGATGGAGCCGAAGAGGAAGTCCTGGAGGCTGCCGGCGTAGCCGGGCGCCCGCGAAATGATGACGACGCCGAGGGCGAAGGCCCCGACGAACAGGACCCCGATGACGGAGTCCTCCTTCAGCCGCCTGGACTGGCTCAGCAGGGCAACGAGCACCGCCGTCGTCACACCCGCCACGGCCCCACCCAGCACGAGGGAGCCGGACAGGATGAAGGCGATAGCGAGCCCGGGGAAGACGGCGTGGGCGACGGCGTCGCCAATGAAGGCCATACCACGCAGGACCACGTGGACGCCGACGAGCCCGCACACGATGGCGGACGCGACCGCCATGAGCAGCGCCCGGGGCAGGAAGGCCAGGACCGGGTTGAACAGGTCCATGAGGAAGTCGAGAGGCGTGAGCATCAGGACACCCCCAGGGCCGTCAGCAGCGGGTTGCCCTCGCGCAAGCGGAAGGTCCGCACCCAGGGGTCGGGGCTCGACAGGTCGGCGGGCGTGCCGGAGGCGATGACGGTCCCGGCGACGAGGTAGAGGCGGTCACACTGGGCGCGCGCGGCCACGAGGTCGTGGGTGGTCATGAGCACGGCGCAGCCCTCGTGGGCGAGCTCGCGGAACAGGTCCCCGAGCATCTCCTGGGTGGGCATGTCGAGGCCGGTGAAGGGTTCGTCCAGGAGCAGGAGCTTCGGGCTCAGGGCCAGGGCGCGGGCCACGAGGACCCGCTGGCGCTGCCCACCGGAGAGCTCACCGACGGGACGGTCCGCCAGGTTCCTCATGCGCACCCGCCCGAGCGCCCGCTCGACGGCCTGCTGGTGCTTCAGGCGGGGGCGGCTGATGAGCCCCAGGCGCAGGGTCAGGGCGGACATGACGGCTTCACGCACGGTGAGGGGGAACTCCCAGGCGAACTCGTGGCGCTGGGGGACGTAGCCGACGCTGGGGGTGGCATCCGCCGTCGTGACGGTGCCCGCGCGCCGGGGGGTCAGGCCCAACACGGCCCGCAGGAGGGTCGTCTTGCCGGCCCCGTTGGGGCCGATGAGGCCCACGAGCTCGCCGGGGCGTACCTCAAGGTCAACGTCCCTGAGGACCGTCCGGCCACCGAGGTCCACGGCCAGGCCATGGACCTCCAGCGGCAGCTGCTCGTCACTCGTCGCCGTCACGCGTGTCCTCCTCGATGTCGGCGTCAGCGCTGAGGGAGTCCTGTGTGTCCGCCCACTGGCGGGCCTCGCGCTGCTCGCGGGCGACCGTGCGGTTGCGGCGGGCCAGCAGCGCGGCAAGCACCCCGAGGGCGACGAGGACGGCGGCGCCGCCCGCCCACAGCAGGCCGGAGGATGGACCGCGGGTGCCGGTCTCGGCGGAGGCGGCGTCGTCGGCCTCCATCGCACCAGCGGCGGCGGGTGTGGCGCCATCCTGGGCGGTGGCCTCGGAGCCGAGTGCGGTGGGGGCCGGGGCGGCCAGGGCCTCATCGGTGCTCGTCGCATCGCCGACGGCGAAGCGCAGGAGGGTCGATCCGCTCAGCTCAGTGCCCTCAGGGGTGGTGGCGCTGAAGGACAGCGCGGCCGTGTACACGCCGGGCTCGGTGAAGACCCAGTTGGCGTGCACGTGGGTGTTGGCGTCCACCCACACGTCCTGCGGCTCGTGCTTCTGGCCGTCAACGAGCAGCAGCGGCTCACCGAAGGTGCCGGACTGGGTGAACATCCAGGAGCGGCCCGGACCCTCGACGGGGCCGATCGTCATGGTGACACCGCGGTCAACGGCGTTGACGACGCCGGGGTCCTGGGTGTTCCACCCCAGCCACACGACGTCGGCGGCCTGGGTCTGGGGGATGACGTACCACTGCTGACCCTCCTCGGCCTTCATGAAGGCGTAGGCCTTGTCCGTGGGGGCGGGCAGCAGGGCGGTGTCGCGCACGCGCAGGACGACCTCGGCGGGGTTGCGCCACACGGGCGCGGGGCCCGAGTCGTCGCGCATCATGACCTGCCACTGGCCGTCGACGTAGCGGGGGCCGAGGTCGACGTGGCCGACGTCGATGACGGCGGCCCCCTGGCCCACGGACTCGCCGGAGGTGACGGTCTGCTGCAGGTCGGGGTCCTGGGCGTCCGCCGTCGGGGTGGTGGTGGCCGGGCGCACGACGCCCGGGGCCACGGCCGCCGGGCCCTGGACGGTGCCAGTGGCACCGGTGGTGCCGACGGTGCCGGGGGTGCTCGGTGCCGCGAGGGCGGGGGCGGTCAGCGCAGGCGCTGCCAGGCCCAGGGCGAGCAGGGCTCCGGCCACCAGGCGGGCGGAGCTCCGGGCGCGCGGGAGGTCAGTCATGGTCTCTCCTTGGAGGGGGTGGCGCCCAGACACTGGGCGAGGGAGTCGGCGTTGAACCGCATCATGTCGATGTACGTGGGGGCGGCCTCGTCGAGGGTGTCGCCGTACAGGGGGCAGACCGCCACCCCGGCCTCCTCGGCGACCGAGCGCAGCACCGAGCGGGTGCGGGCCAGGTTCGGCTCGAGGAAGACGGCTGGGATGTCGAGGTCGCGCAGGGTGGCGGCCAGGCGCACACGGTCGGCCACGCTGGGCTCGACCCCCGGGTTGGGAGCGATGAAGCCGGAGACGCTCAGCCCGTAGGCGTTGGCAAGGTAGCCGTAGGCGTCGTGGGTGGTCACGAGGTGGCGCCGGTCCTGAGGGATGGTGGCCAGGGTCGCGGTCACCTCCTCATCGAGCTCCTCAAGGCGGGTGAGGTAAGCGGAGGCGTTGGCCCGGTAGGTGTCGGCGCCGTCGGGGTCGACGGCGATGAGGGCTTCCTCGATGACGCGCACGTAGGCGGCGGCGTTGTGGACGTCGTGCCACAGGTGGGGGTCGATGTCGCCGTGGACGTGCTTGCCCAGAACCGCCTGGGGCAGGATGTAGACGTCGGAGCCGGGTTCGCCCACGAAGCGGTAGCCACTGCTGCCGGGCACCTGGGTCAGGGTGCGGGGCGGGACCTCGAGGACGACGTCGTCGAGGTTGACGACGCTCATGGCGGCCGCGAGACCGCCTGCGTCCTGGGCGCGCTCGGCCAGATCCTCGGGCAGGGAGGCGGTGTCGACAGCGAGGCTCACGCCACCCGTCTGCCCCTTTCCGGCCGTGGCGGACAGGTTCGCGGTGAGGTCGGCGTGCCCGGCCCCCAGCAGGCTGCGTCCCTCGGCGGCGGCGACCTCAGCCCCGGAGACGCCGACGGCGAAGACGGCGGTGGCCGAGCCGAGCTCGACGGGTGCGGCGCCGTCCGTCGAGCGGGTGCCGTCGGGGTGGAGCACGGCGCTGAAGGTGAGCCGGTAGATGCCGGGCTTGGTGAAAGCCCAGGACATGTGCTGGTGGGCGTCGGCCGGAAGGAGGGAGGTGTCGGCGTCGGCACTCACGCCGTCAGAGGTGGTGAAGCCGATCTCCGGGGCGCCGAAGGAGGTCACGAGGTAGGCGCTGGCATGGCCGGGGCCCTCGGCGGCGGTGAGGGTCAGGTCCACGGTGGAGGAGCGGTTGGCGCCGTGGGAGGCGCCGTCGCCGAGCACCCGCATGCCCAACCAGACGGTGTCCAGGGAGCGGTCCTCCACGAGGGGCAGGATCGTGGCCCCGTTCTTGGCGGCCTCCTCCGCGACGGACACGCTCATGGCCGAGGGCGGCAGGTTCGAGTCGAGGGTGCGGATGAGGGCGTGCTCCTCCAGCAGGAGGTAGTTCGACAGCGCAAGGTCGGCGTAGGCCACGTCGCGCACGGAACGCAGGGAGGGCTCCCAGGAGTGGGGGTCGGCGCCGTCGGGCACCATCTGGGTGACGCGGGCGCGGTCCCCGGCGACGTTGCGGGCCAGGTCCGCGAGGATGCCGGTGGTGGCGACGACGTTGAGGACGCCGTCCGTGGCGGGATCCATGCTGCCCAGCCCCCCGGCGGGCAGGGCGCAGCCACCCGCCAGGGCGGTGGCCAGGGTGCTCACGAGGAGCGCCGAGGTCACCGCCCTGCGGGTCGGGCCGTGCCGGGGAGTGCAGGTCACGCGGTCACGGCCTTGCGGCGCCGAGCGGCCACGAGGACGAGTCCGGCCATGACGAGCGCGGTGGACGCGAGCACGATGTCGCCCGAGTCGGTACCGGTGCGCGCCAGATTGAGGTCGCAGGGCTTGCCGTCAGGCGTGCGGCCGACGACCTCCTTGACCATCGGGCGGCCGCCCGGGCCCTTCTCCCCGGTGAGGGTGAGGGTCCCGGCGGCGTCGGCACCGCCCGCACCGCCCGCACCGGAGGTGGAGCCCTTGAGGTCCGCGCCGGTGGGGGTGACGGTCATGGTGAGCGTGAGCGTGTACGTGCCGGGCTCGGTGAACACCCAGTTCTGGTGGGCGTGGGTGTTGGCCGGCAGGTGGTAGGCACTGCCCGCACCGTCGAAGACGTGCTCGCCCACACCACCGCCGAGGGCGCCGGCGTTGAAGACGGCGACCCTGCCGGGGCCGCTGACGGCGTCGAGGCTGAAGGTCACGCCACCCTTGGTGCCGTTGACGATCTCCTCGCGCTGGGAGTTCATGCCCAGCCAGGGCACGCCGGCGATCTGGGTGGAGGGGATCATCCACACGGTCTGGCCCTGGTTCGCGACGAAGGACAGGGCAGCGGGAGCCTGAATCGCGGCCGCGTCACCCAGGGCGAAGGTGAGGGACTCAGGGGCGACCCAGCTCGCGGGCTGGCTGCGGTCGTCCTTGATGCGGGCCACAAGAGTGCCGTCCTCGATGGCGGGGCCGAGGTCGAAGTGACCCTCGGTGGCGGTGCCGGTGGCGCCGGGGCCCACCTGGAAGGTCAGGGTCGTCGTCGCGCTGTTGGCGGTGGCGCCGGAGGATCCCGAGGAGGCGTTGGAGCCGGCGAGACGGGCGGCCTCCTCCTCGGTGGCCTCACGGGTGATGGTCGTGGCGACGCACTGGCCGGAGGCGGCGGCGCGAGAGGCGCCAGCGCTGCCAGCGCCACCGGCGCGGCTGTTGCCGGCGCCAGGGACGGAGGCGGCCGGGGCGGCGACGACGTTGGAGGGGTCCTGGGCGGCGACGACGTTGGTGGGTGCCGCAGCCTCGCCCGCGCTGCGCAGGGCGGTGCGGGCGCCGGACTGCTGGGCGGTACCCGGCTGCTTCGGGGCGGCGGGGGTCACGCAGCTGGAGCGCTCGCCCACGTCAATGGTGTACGTCTGCTCGCTGGTCTGGGCGGCGGTGCCGTCGTCCTTGGTGGCGGTGGCCTTGACGGTCAGGACGTAGCGCCCGGCGTGGGAGAAGACCCAGGTGACGTGCTTGTGGGCCGGGTAGGGCTGGGTGATGACCGAGCCCGCCGGGTTCAGGGCGTAGCCGCCGTCGGACAGCACGGACTCAAGACCGAGCAGGCTGCCACCGGCGAAGGCGTGGATGGTCCCGTTCTCCGGGCCGGTGTAGCCCACCTCGAAGGTGGCGCCGGTGTAGCCGCCCTGGCGGGAGGAGAGCGTGTCCCAGCCGGGCCACACGATGTGGGCCTGGTCGGTGCCGTTGGCGTCGAGGACGTAGCCGGCGGTGGGCAGGCTCGGGATCTGGTTGCGCAGGTCCTGGGGCAGGGTGGTGTAGGTCGACTCCTCGCGGGCGGGCTTGCCGTCGCTGCCGGGGACCGTGTAGTTCTCCTTGACCGAGAGCAGGACGGTGCTGGGATCGTGCAGGACGCCGTGGCCGGTGACGTCCTCCTTGAGCAGGAGGGACAGGTTGCCGGAGGCGTCGCTCGTGAGGTCGAACATGTCGACGTGGCCGTGGTCGAGGACGGTCTCGAAGCCGTCGGTGTTGCCGAGGAGTGCGCAGGCGTTGGTGCCGGGGGCCGGGGCGGCCGGGGCCGTGCGCGCCGTGGTGGCCGGGGCGCTGGGCGTCGTCGTCGGCTCGGTGGTCGGCTCGACGGTCGGCTCAGTGGTGGGCGTCGTCGGCTCGGTGGTCGGCTCGACGACGGGGTCAGTGGTGGGCTGCGTCGCCGGCTCGACGACGGGCTCCTCCGGCTGCGGGGCGCTCTCGCCGACCTGGATCGTGTAGGTCACGGCCTGAGTCTGGGCAGAGGAGGCCAACCCCGTGGTGCTCGCCGAGTACGCGGTAGCGGTCAGGACGTAGGTGCCGGGCTGGGTGAAGACCCACGTGGCGGCTCCCGTCAGCGGGGCGACCTCGGCCTGTCCCGCCGACTGGCGTCCCACCTGGAGGACGTCGTTGGATTCCACGCCCTCGTCGTCGGGTCCGACGCCGGGGGCCAGCTCCAGCGAGCCGGAGCGCAGCAGGGACGTGAGGTTGGCGGTCTGACCGGAGGGGTCGGGCTGGGCGAGGAAGACCTTGGCGCCCTGGGGGCCGGTCCAGCTCAGGCGCACGTTCGAGCCGTCGTAGAGGAAGGGGGCCGAGGCGACGCCGGTGGCGTCCCATCCCAGGGTGAGCGGGCCGCCGGGGGCGACGGTCCAGCCGGAGGTCGCGCCCGCAGCCACGAGGGCCGGGTCGGTGATGGGGGCGGCGGCGCCGGGGACGGAGATGAGGGTCGTCTCCGGTGCGACGGGGGTGTTGTCAACCGTCATGCCCAGGCCGATCATCCTGGTTTCGGGGTCGGTGCCGTACAGGTGGAAGAGGTTGACTCGCCCGGAGCTCACGCGGTCCATCTCATCGGGCTGCACGGCGGCCGCCTGCGGGGACAGCGCCGGGACAGCGCCCGCCAAGGCCAAGGCGAGGACCGCCAGGAGGCTCAGGAGAGCGGCGAGGGAAGCAGCGGCGGCTCGGGTCCCGCTCAAGGCTGTGGAGCGTGATCCTGCGAGGCGGGAGAGCCGGAGCTCCCACTCGCGCAGGTGGGCAAAGGGGCTGGCCATGGGACGGACCTTTCCGACGTCGGGTAATGGGAATCATTCTCGCCCTAAGTAGACCTCAGCCCGCACGGGAAGGCAAACCGGACGGATGTCTCGGTCAACAGCATGCTCATGGCCACCGCCTCGGGCACCGCCGTGCGCTTCACCCCCGTGCGGTCATCGCGAGCGCCGCACCGCCCACCGCGAGCGCCGCGCGAACCCCTGGGGTGGCGCCCCACCCACCGCGAGCGCCGCGCGAACCCCTGGGGTGGCGTCCCACCACGCTGCAGGTGCGGGTGCACTGGTACCGCTGCGCCGGTTGCGCTCACGTGTGGCGCCAGAGCACGCAGGCGGCGGCCCAGCCGCGCTCGAAGATCTCCCGGGCGGGCCTGAGGCGGGCCCTGAGCGGGATCGTGGTGCAGCACCTGTCCATGGCCCGGGTGGCCCAGGGCCTTGGCGTGTCATGGAGCACGGCCAACGAGGCGGTCCTGGCCGAGGGCAAGCGCGTGCTGATCGACAGGCCGGGCCGGTTGTGACGGCGTCAGGGTCATCGAGGTCGATGATCCCCCCGCTGCGCTCTCATACGGGAGGTACCCCCCGCACCCGTGCGCCCGCTCCACGAGTGAGGTCGTCTCCCCCTCGCCGTCGGCCCGGGCATACGGGAGGTACCCCCCGCACCCGTGCGCCCGCTCCCGCTCTCACAGTCCGCCTCCGCTCCGGCAGCTCGCGCGATCCCCACACCTACGACCGGACTCGGCGTGCGTGGGTTGATCTCGTTCCCCGTGCGTTGATCTCGTTCCCCATGCGTTGATCTCGTTCGTTGAGGGAACGAGATCAACGGTTCGCGAACGAGATCGACGGCCCTCGAACGAGATCGACGACGGGGAACGAGGCGAAGGATGGAGGTGACCGACAGGGGTCCCGGACGAGCCACCCGCCGCCGCTTGACACACCACATAGGGGCAGCCCCTATGTGGCGCCACACGCTCACGGGCGACACGTACGTCACCGTGGTCATCGACCTGACCCCGCCAGGGCACCGGCACGGCCCGTCTGCCGGGCATGGTTCCCGCACGCTCGAAGCAAGTGTTCACGAGCTGGCTGGCCGCCCGTCCCCACCCACGCCCCTGCTCACACTTCCGCCCAGTGACCTCGCTGCCCAGCCGTTGACCTCGTTGCCCGCCCGTTGACCTCGTTCCCTAGCGGTCCACCTCGTTCCTTGAAGGAACGAGATCAATGCGCAGGCAACGAGATCGAAGGGCGAGGGACGAGATCACCAGCTGAGGGACGAGATCACCCAGACAGGCCAGGGCTCAACGAGCAGCCGCCCGGCCGCTCAGGCGCGGGCGAGGTCGGCGGCGCCGATGAGACCGGCGTCCTGCCCGGAGGAGGAGATGAGCACGGGGATCTCCGGGCGGCGCGAGCGGGCCGTGAGGTAGGTGGAGAAGGCCTTCGTGACCGGCTCGAGGAGGATGGCGCCGGCCTCGGTCATGCCACCGGTGAGCACGACGACCTCGGGATCGAGGACCGCCGCCAGGTCCGCCAGCCCCTGGCCGAGGGCGTCACCGAGCTGCTCGTAGCACTCGAGCGCCGCGGCATCGCCCTCGCGCGCGGCCATCGTCACGGCCTTGCCGGAGATGTCGCGCACCTGGCCGCCCGACAGCTCGATGATGCGGGCGGCGTAGTCGGGCCGGAAGCGGGCAAGCTCGTAGCCGTTCATGCCCAGGGCCGTGCCCGAGCCGTAGCGCTCGAGGCATCCGCGCAGGCCGCAGCCGCAGGGGCGGCCGCCCGGGACGATGGTGATGTGGCCGATCTCGGCGGCGAAGCCGGCGGCACCGCGCACGAGGCGGCCGTCGATGATGACGGCGCCCCCGACGCCGGTGCCCAGCGTCACGACGAGGACGTTGGAGCGCCCGGCACCGACCCCGAACCGAGCCTCGGCCCAGCCGGCAGCATTGGCGTCGTTCTCGACGACGACCGGCAGGCCGGTGCCGGCGGAGACAACGTCGCCGATCTTGACGCCGGTCCAGTCGAGGTTGGTCCCCGACACCATGGTGTTGCGGTCGCTGGAGACGAAGCCGGCGGCGCCGACGCCGACGGTGGCCACGCCCTCAACCTGTGCCCTGAGCTCATTGACGCAGTCGATGATCGTCGTCATGATCGCGTCGCGGTTGTTGGCCGGGGAGTCCTTCTGGAGGCGGGCCATGACCTTGCCCTCGTCATCGACCACTCCGGCCGCGATCTTGGTCCCGCCGACGTCGACGCCGATGCTCAGTGCCATTGCCCTGCTCCTCCTCGTTGAATGGAGCCCCTGGAAGGGACTCGTGCGCGTGGTGCGGGCCGGTTGGGCCCCTGGTGCCGATTGTCTCTGATAAGTCCGACGGCAATATCCCATCACTTCATTCTCTTATGCATTCCGCGCGCAGAAGAAGGTGGTTCCGGATGGATCGTCCTGACCCCAGGACCACAGATGCATTCCGCGCGCAGAAGGAGGTGGTGCCGCGATCCCGGCGCCCGCCAGCCCGCCGTCGCCATCTGACGTGGACGGCGGCGCCGATGGTACCGACGGCGTCGACGGCGTCACCCCGCACCGTGTTGTGCACGCTGAGAGCAGATCGTTTCCTGGCTGGCGTGTCACACCTGTGCAACCGTGCTGGGATTACCGCATGCACGACGACGTGACCGCCCACGCCACGACGAGCACCACCCCCCTGCCCCAGGCCCCCGCCTGGCTCGATGACATCAGCGGGGAACAGGCCCTGGCCTGGGTGGCCGAACGCAACGCGCAGGCCGAGGCCCGTCTGGCCTCACCCGCCCTGGAGGAGCTGACCCGGGACCTCACCGCAGTCCTCGACGCCCCCGACCGCATTCCCCCCGTCGCCCACCGCGCGGGCATGGTCTACGGCTTGTGGACCGACGCAGGGCACCCGCGCGGCCTCTGGCGGCGCGCCTCGTGGCTGTCCTACGTGGCTGGCGCGCCCTCCCGGGCGGACCGCGACCCCGAGCCCACCGAGTGGGAGACCCTCCTCGACCTCGATGCCCTGGCGGCCGAACGGGGCAGGCCGCTCGTGTGGGGCGGCGCCCAGGTCCTCACCACCGGTGCGCGCGCGGGCCGCCGCGCCCTCATCACGCTCTCCGACGGCGGCTCCGACACGAGCGTCACGCGCGAGTACGACCTGGACGCACGGCGCTTCGTCGGGCCAGACGACGGCGGCTTCCACCGGCCGCCGTCGAAAGGGTCCCTGGTGTGGGGCGATGAGGAGGGCGAGTCGGTCATTGTCTCGGCGGACGTCGGCCCGGGATCCCTGTCGGCCGCCGGCTACCCGCGTCAGGTACGCCGCCTGGGGCGGGGCACCGCCGTCGAAGAGGCCGAGATCCTCGTGACGGCCGCCCCCGGCTCGGTGGCAGCCGGGGCCGCGCGCGACCCCTGGGGCCGCACGTGGCTGACGACGATGCCCTCCTTCTACGGCACCCGCATCTGGCTGCTGCCCGACGACGTCGTCTGCCCCACCGGTCAGCAGGCGGCTCGGGCTGCGCTCGACGGCGTGGCCCACCCGGCCCTGCCCGCACCCACCGCCGAGGGCGACCTGGTGCCGGCCGGAGCGGTCCGCCTTGAGGTGCCCGAGAGCGCGAGCGCCGGGGTCGGGCGCGACTGGCTCACCATCGAGCTGCGCGAGCCGTGGGAGGTCGGCGGGCGCAGCTACGCCCCCGGCACGCTGCTCGGCGCGGACCTGGCCGCCTATCTGGCGGGCGGGCGCGACCTTGAGGTTCTGTTCGAGCCGACGGCGACGACGACGCTGCTGTCGGCCACCTGGACCCGCAACCACCTGGTCCTCACGGTGCTCGACGACGTCGCCGGCCGCCTTGAGGTGTGCACGCCTGCGCCTGCGGGCTCGGCCCCGGGCACGCCCTGGGCGCACCACTGGGTCGACCTCACGGGCGCGAGTGACCTGCCCGGCCGCCCGGAGGAGGACGACACGCTGCTGCGGCCGGGGCGCGCGCTGCTGAGCGTGTCGGCCGCAGCGCTGGACCCGGCGGGAACGGACTACCTGTGGGTCTCGGCCTCAGGGTGGACGACGCCGTCGACCCTCACGGTGGCGCGGCTGACCGACCAGGGTGAGATGACGGGAATGTCGGTTGTGCGTCAGGCCCCGGCCCGCTTCGACGCGACCGGGGTGCGGGTGAGCCAGCATGTGGCGACGAGCGCGGACGGCACGCGCGTGCCCTACGTCGAGATCGGGCGCCCGGTGCCCGGGGGTGGGCCGGGCCGGGTCCTCGTGCACGCCTACGGGGCCTTCGGCACGGCCCTGACCCCGGGCTACGAGCCGGTGACCGGCAAGGCGTGGCTGGAGCGCGGCGGCACGTACGTCGTGGCGAACACGCGCGGTGGCGGCGAGTACGGGCCCGACTGGCACCGACCGACGCAGGGCCGGGGCCGTGGCCTCGTGCTGGAGGACCTCACAGCGGTCATCGACTCCCTGGTGGCGCGCGGCGTGGCCGAGGCCGGCTCGGTGGTGGTGCACGGCTCCTCGGCGGGCGGACTGCTGGCGGGTGAGCTGCTCACCCGTCACCCGGAGCGCGTCGGGGCGGTGGTGCTGGAGGTGCCGCTGTTGGACATGCGCCGCTACTCGCACCTGCTGGCGGGGGCCTCCTGGGTGCCGGAGTTCGGGGATCCCGACGACGAGTCCCAGTGGGAGTGGATGCGTGAGCACTCGCCCTACCACCTGCTGAAGGAGGGGCGGGTGTACCCGCCGGTGCTGCTGCTGACGTCGACGCGCGATGACCGTGTCCATCCGGCGCACGCGCGCACGATGGCGTGGCGGCTGGCCGCGCTGGGCCAGGACGTGACGTACGTGGAGACGGCGGAGGGCGGGCACTCGGGCTTTGCGACGAGTGCGCAGCGCGCCCGCACGAGCGCACTCATCCACGCCTTCGCCTGGCAGCACGCATCACCCCGCGGCGGCGTCCCGCCGCACGCTGAGCCCTGAGCCGTCACACCGAGGCCTGACCGGAGGCGTCAGGGCTCAGCATGAAAACTCGGGCCTCAGCGATGGTGTGAGAGCCGGCCGACGCCGTCGGCACACCTTGACTGAGTGAAGGCTCAGGGACCGGGGGTGGTGGGGACAACCCGGACTGCCGGCAGGCGGAAGGCGAGGAACAGGGCCAGCCCCATGAGGACGGTCGGCACCCGGAAGGCGCAGGCGAAGGCCCCCGCCGCCTCCTGGCGTCCAACCTCCAGCGTCGCACCGCTCAGCTCACCGGCGACAGTCGCGGCCCCCAGGTCCGTGGCAGCAAGAAGCAGAGCCAGAGCGACGGAGACGATCGCGATGCCGACGGCGCCGAAGACCTGCTGGCCGATGTTGAACAGGGTGGTGGCATTGCCGACCTCGCGGCGAGGCACGGCCTGCAGGGCCGCAGTGGACACGGGCATCATCGTGCCGCCGATGCCCAGGCCCTGGAGGGTCATGATGGCGGCGAGGTACCACAGGCTCGTGCCCGCGCCGACCTGGCTCAGCAGCAGCAGGGACAGGAACATCGTGCCCACACCCCAGGGGATGACCCGGCGCGGGGCGAGA from Actinomyces respiraculi carries:
- a CDS encoding TIGR03773 family transporter-associated surface protein translates to MASPFAHLREWELRLSRLAGSRSTALSGTRAAAASLAALLSLLAVLALALAGAVPALSPQAAAVQPDEMDRVSSGRVNLFHLYGTDPETRMIGLGMTVDNTPVAPETTLISVPGAAAPITDPALVAAGATSGWTVAPGGPLTLGWDATGVASAPFLYDGSNVRLSWTGPQGAKVFLAQPDPSGQTANLTSLLRSGSLELAPGVGPDDEGVESNDVLQVGRQSAGQAEVAPLTGAATWVFTQPGTYVLTATAYSASTTGLASSAQTQAVTYTIQVGESAPQPEEPVVEPATQPTTDPVVEPTTEPTTPTTEPTVEPTTEPTTTPSAPATTARTAPAAPAPGTNACALLGNTDGFETVLDHGHVDMFDLTSDASGNLSLLLKEDVTGHGVLHDPSTVLLSVKENYTVPGSDGKPAREESTYTTLPQDLRNQIPSLPTAGYVLDANGTDQAHIVWPGWDTLSSRQGGYTGATFEVGYTGPENGTIHAFAGGSLLGLESVLSDGGYALNPAGSVITQPYPAHKHVTWVFSHAGRYVLTVKATATKDDGTAAQTSEQTYTIDVGERSSCVTPAAPKQPGTAQQSGARTALRSAGEAAAPTNVVAAQDPSNVVAAPAASVPGAGNSRAGGAGSAGASRAAASGQCVATTITREATEEEAARLAGSNASSGSSGATANSATTTLTFQVGPGATGTATEGHFDLGPAIEDGTLVARIKDDRSQPASWVAPESLTFALGDAAAIQAPAALSFVANQGQTVWMIPSTQIAGVPWLGMNSQREEIVNGTKGGVTFSLDAVSGPGRVAVFNAGALGGGVGEHVFDGAGSAYHLPANTHAHQNWVFTEPGTYTLTLTMTVTPTGADLKGSTSGAGGAGGADAAGTLTLTGEKGPGGRPMVKEVVGRTPDGKPCDLNLARTGTDSGDIVLASTALVMAGLVLVAARRRKAVTA
- a CDS encoding ROK family glucokinase, which translates into the protein MALSIGVDVGGTKIAAGVVDDEGKVMARLQKDSPANNRDAIMTTIIDCVNELRAQVEGVATVGVGAAGFVSSDRNTMVSGTNLDWTGVKIGDVVSAGTGLPVVVENDANAAGWAEARFGVGAGRSNVLVVTLGTGVGGAVIIDGRLVRGAAGFAAEIGHITIVPGGRPCGCGLRGCLERYGSGTALGMNGYELARFRPDYAARIIELSGGQVRDISGKAVTMAAREGDAAALECYEQLGDALGQGLADLAAVLDPEVVVLTGGMTEAGAILLEPVTKAFSTYLTARSRRPEIPVLISSSGQDAGLIGAADLARA
- a CDS encoding prolyl oligopeptidase family serine peptidase, whose amino-acid sequence is MHDDVTAHATTSTTPLPQAPAWLDDISGEQALAWVAERNAQAEARLASPALEELTRDLTAVLDAPDRIPPVAHRAGMVYGLWTDAGHPRGLWRRASWLSYVAGAPSRADRDPEPTEWETLLDLDALAAERGRPLVWGGAQVLTTGARAGRRALITLSDGGSDTSVTREYDLDARRFVGPDDGGFHRPPSKGSLVWGDEEGESVIVSADVGPGSLSAAGYPRQVRRLGRGTAVEEAEILVTAAPGSVAAGAARDPWGRTWLTTMPSFYGTRIWLLPDDVVCPTGQQAARAALDGVAHPALPAPTAEGDLVPAGAVRLEVPESASAGVGRDWLTIELREPWEVGGRSYAPGTLLGADLAAYLAGGRDLEVLFEPTATTTLLSATWTRNHLVLTVLDDVAGRLEVCTPAPAGSAPGTPWAHHWVDLTGASDLPGRPEEDDTLLRPGRALLSVSAAALDPAGTDYLWVSASGWTTPSTLTVARLTDQGEMTGMSVVRQAPARFDATGVRVSQHVATSADGTRVPYVEIGRPVPGGGPGRVLVHAYGAFGTALTPGYEPVTGKAWLERGGTYVVANTRGGGEYGPDWHRPTQGRGRGLVLEDLTAVIDSLVARGVAEAGSVVVHGSSAGGLLAGELLTRHPERVGAVVLEVPLLDMRRYSHLLAGASWVPEFGDPDDESQWEWMREHSPYHLLKEGRVYPPVLLLTSTRDDRVHPAHARTMAWRLAALGQDVTYVETAEGGHSGFATSAQRARTSALIHAFAWQHASPRGGVPPHAEP